The following is a genomic window from Planctomycetia bacterium.
CGGCTTCGCCTTCTTCTCCTTGGCGACCTTCTCCTTCGGCACCTTCTCCTTGGTCGCCTTCTTCTCCTTGCCCCGGGCCTCGGCGGCGTCGTTCTGGGCCCGGAGTTCCTTGCGATTGACAATCTTTCGCGCCATCGTGATCCGTCGTCCTTCCCTTGGGCGGCGGCCGCCGGTCCGGCGGTGCCGCGAGCGAGTGTGGTAGCCCGGCGATCGGGCCCGGTGCCCGAAACCCGGGCGCCGATGAAGCGGGGAGTATAGCCTGCCGAAGCGGCGCGGACGATGGCCCGCCGCGACCGCCGCCGCCCTATACTGAGGTGATCATGCCGACGCTCCTCGCCCCTGCCCCCCCCGAACCGTTCGCCCACTACCGGGCGCTCGACGACGCCGCGCTGGCCGGGCGGATCACGGCGGTCCGCCAGCGCATGGGGCCGCGGCTGGTGATCCTCGGCCATCACTACCAGCAGGACGGCGTCATCGCCCATGCCGACTTCCAGGGAGACAGTTACCAGCTGTCGAAGTCGGCCGCCGACCGCGAGAGCTGCGAGGCGATCGCCTTCTGTGGCGTCCACTTCATGGCCGAGACGGCCGACATCCTCGCCAACAGGCCGGACAAACTGGCCGCCCGCGGCGGCCGCCGCATCTCGGTCGTGCTCCCCGACATGGCGGCCGGCTGCTCGATGGCCGACATGGCCGCGATCGAGCAGGTCGAGGACGCCTGGGCCGACCTCGGCTCGGTGATCGACACGGCCGACATCACCCCCGTCACCTACATCAACTCCGCGGCCAGCCTGAAGGCCTTCTGCGGCCGGCACGGCGGCATCGTCTGCACGTCGAGCAACGCCCGGGCGGTGCTGGAGTGGGCCTTCGCCCGGCGCCGCCGCGTGTTGTTTTTTCCCGATCAGCACCTGGGACGGAACACGGCCCGGACGATGGGCGTGCCGCTCGACGAAATGTGCGTCTGGAATCC
Proteins encoded in this region:
- the nadA gene encoding quinolinate synthase A is translated as MPTLLAPAPPEPFAHYRALDDAALAGRITAVRQRMGPRLVILGHHYQQDGVIAHADFQGDSYQLSKSAADRESCEAIAFCGVHFMAETADILANRPDKLAARGGRRISVVLPDMAAGCSMADMAAIEQVEDAWADLGSVIDTADITPVTYINSAASLKAFCGRHGGIVCTSSNARAVLEWAFARRRRVLFFPDQHLGRNTARTMGVPLDEMCVWNPHDATLGGNSRDRLERSRVILWQGHCSVHALFRPEHVDAMRERLPGVRVLVHPECSMEVVDKADLVGSTSYILRQVEQAPAGTAWAIGTELHLVKRLEKNHPEQTIRFLSPVVCMCATMYRIDLAHLCWSLEHLEAGRPVNVIRVDDETARWALTALERMLSV